The Tripterygium wilfordii isolate XIE 37 chromosome 17, ASM1340144v1, whole genome shotgun sequence genome has a window encoding:
- the LOC119981965 gene encoding pollen receptor-like kinase 3: MAVDSLLRPLLLLLLLIILIVSFPLVYSAAESEALLNFKKSLTDTNNALASWVSNSIPCDGKTRWDGLVCFNGIVTSLRLGGMGLSGKIDVSALIGLRGLRTLSFSNNNFSGRIPEFNRLGALKAIYLSGNQFSGDIASDFFAKMESLKKLWLSDNKFSGIIPSSLAQLPYLIELHLENNQFSGAIPTIDRPTLMSLDVSNNKLEGEIPEGLSRFNASSFVGNDGLCGGKSGKLCNEKVVGEPFELDYGNGVSDDLNIGATKEDSKKTVLGVSTLAILLLFVAAVVVVKAKRKEEDDFDRIGKDAPEEAFEVHVSVTVPARKEPEIVTRKSGSSRKGSSRGKAGGNNRLGELVIVNDEKGSFGLTDLMKSAAEVLGNGALGSSYKATMANGVTVVVKRIREMNAMEKTEFEAESRKLASFRHPNLLTPLAFHYRKEEKLMVYEYIPKGSLLYLLHGDRGPSHAELNWPSRLRIIQGIAKGLGHLQTELASHALPHGNLKSSNVLLGPENVPLLTDFGYNRLASQSILAQALFAYKAPEVARYGQVSPKCDVYCLGIIILEIVTGKFPVQYLCNGKGGTDVVQWVASAIYEGRESELIDPKIASNYNALGEMEKLLHIGAACTETNPKRRLDVREAIARIESVKFEDSKKAARTMEVLPSLRDGYADSVHANMPSFRNRFGEQSGRRHEVGASEDPTLERNANSFAFSVT; encoded by the exons ATGGCCGTGGATTCGCTTCTCCggccacttcttcttcttcttcttttgatcaTCCTTATAGTGTCATTTCCTTTGGTATATTCCGCGGCCGAATCAGAAGCATTGTTAAATTTCAAGAAGTCCTTAACAGACACAAATAATGCACTTGCTTCTTGGGTTTCTAATTCAATCCCTTGTGATGGAAAGACTCGTTGGGATGGACTTGTGTGTTTTAATGGCATTGTCACCAGTCTCCGTCTAGGAGGGATGGGATTATCAGGGAAAATCGACGTTAGTGCGTTGATTGGTTTACGGGGACTTAGGACTTTAAGTTTTAGTAACAATAACTTTTCAGGTAGGATTCCTGAATTCAATCGTTTAGGTGCTTTGAAGGCTATTTACTTGTCAGGAAATCAATTTTCAGGGGATATTGCGTCGGATTTCTTTGCGAAAATGGAGTCTTTGAAGAAGTTGTGGCTCTCAGACAATAAGTTTTCTGGTATTATTCCATCATCTCTGGCTCAATTGCCTTATTTAATCGAGTTACATCTCGAGAACAATCAATTCAGTGGAGCGATTCCAACAATAGATAGACCAACATTGATGTCCTTAGATGTGTCAAACAACAAACTAGAAGGGGAGATTCCAGAGGGTTTATCGAGATTCAACGCAAGCTCATTTGTAGGAAATGATGGCCTTTGTGGAGGAAAATCGGGTAAACTATGCAATGAAAAGGTGGTAGGAGAGCCATTTGAATTGGATTATGGAAACGGTGTGAGTGATGATCTTAACATTGGTGCTACAAAGGAGGACTCAAAAAAGACGGTTTTAGGTGTCTCAACATTGGCTATTCTGCTTCTGTTTGTGGCAGCTGTGGTAGTTGTTAAAGCCAAGAGAAAAGAGGAGGACGATTTCGATAGGATTGGCAAAGATGCCCCGGAAGAGGCATTCGAGGTACATGTTTCGGTGACAGTACCAGCGAGGAAGGAACCGGAGATTGTGACAAGAAAGTCTGGCTCATCCCGGAAAGGGTCTAGTCGTGGCAAAGCCGGAGGGAACAACAGGTTGGGGGAATTAGTGATAGTGAATGATGAAAAGGGTAGTTTTGGTTTGACAGATTTGATGAAGTCTGCTGCAGAAGTGCTTGGAAATGGAGCACTGGGTTCTTCTTATAAAGCTACAATGGCTAATGGGGTAACAGTGGTGGTGAAGAGAATAAGAGAAATGAATGCAATGGAAAAGACCGAATTTGAGGCAGAGAGCAGAAAACTGGCAAGTTTTCGACACCCTAATCTGTTGACGCCGCTGGCTTTCCATTATCGGAAAGAAGAGAAGCTAATGGTGTATGAGTACATCCCCAAAGGGAGTTTGCTTTACCTACTGCATG GTGATCGAGGACCGTCCCACGCTGAGCTCAACTGGCCTTCCCGTCTGAGAATTATTCAAGGAATCGCCAAAGGATTAGGCCATCTTCAGACTGAGCTTGCTTCCCATGCTTTGCCTCATGGAAATCTCAAGTCGAGCAACGTTCTTTTAGGCCCCGAAAACGTGCCATTACTGACGGATTTTGGATACAACAGATTGGCAAGCCAGTCAATTCTAGCACAAGCATTATTTGCTTATAAGGCTCCTGAAGTTGCTAGATATGGTCAGGTTTCCCCAAAATGCGACGTTTACTGTCTCGGAATCATCATTTTGGAGATCGTTACAGGGAAATTTCCGGTACAATATCTTTGTAACGGCAAGGGAGGGACTGATGTAGTCCAATGGGTTGCATCTGCAATTTATGAAGGGAGAGAATCTGAATTGATTGATCCAAAAATAGCTAGCAATTACAATGCACTTGGTGAGATGGAGAAGCTCCTCCACATTGGTGCAGCTTGTACTGAAACTAATCCGAAACGACGACTAGACGTGAGAGAGGCCATTGCAAGGATAGAAAGTGTGAAATTTGAAGATAGTAAAAAGGCTGCTAGAACAATGGAAGTGTTACCTTCACTTAGAGATGGATATGCAGATTCTGTACATGCAAACATGCCTAGTTTTCGTAATAGGTTCGGTGAGCAATCTGGACGGAGACATGAAGTAGGCGCTTCTGAAGACCCGACGTTAGAACGAAATGCTAACAGTTTCGCCTTTTCTGTGacttaa